In bacterium, a genomic segment contains:
- a CDS encoding GAF domain-containing protein — protein sequence MSTGSRYRVAYPWAVAAASAAAMAAALSTAAWPPPQEFALLCMAGVIASALRVPMPAGGYRSLRPAVAAAGIGLFGAPPAAVALAVGAVLGDGVLRQRPLRVTLFNAAQATLATLAAGSVAAQVQPGFAGWTGPLPPVRESVAHALAILAAAAAFATVSSVLVSWYIALRRRRAFAGVLGANIGVETINTFLLFGFGSITGLVINGNLPLLALLVAVPVAMVTAVLVLSTGGRQASAELEALHAAALEIGRSETPDEITQVVAVAMDRLVVSDTAMTWLRRSGESGAIPVHGGGPENGEAVGQIELAGLVAEVMRSGRPVRSGNYERDRRRNPRLRPLAGTGAVLSALVVPMAAAGEVWGALAFAEGERHHFTARHEYLAATLAGYAAVAMRNAHQIEEGRRQGERLVALQHLGFAPSATLDIDEACRFLVRRSAEALGARYALLALYDGVRRELHGQAAYGTDEEELRRLRVGMDAEPGALREAVRAIRERRSIACAIGDDDQVPACRCPVLLALPEGRHALTSPMTHQGRPVGALTVVRSEPRPFSAAEAAIIEATAVQGAAAIENARACAALKVRNGRLQAAVEVFGQMGRAADLQAIFALVAEGARDLFGTGRCMLLAWDGQGPIREALGAGLSDESHRAVVARIQDGRSRYTAPGARPHVMAGLPAGPGGEPTRSAVLFPLRTNATFLGLMTLVYDDEGGGISADMEMAAAFADQVAAAMARMALQVHGERRLDELVLMNRIVGSVSASLDPVEVCRIAVSELADAVGVARVTIHRLEGALLRLIAQVGSPDAPAEIPVFSGIRGRVVRSGRPELVANVRDDPDHISSSPDTVSMAAVPVVLEGVTTGVLTAEGTGARPLTPHTYEFLAEFAGQLSIAVRNASLFEDLRRTHDELQVLFEAAKAVSGTLDLRTVLDSLVSVACRAFGYENGALLMVDAATGELVVEAAYGYQRPVVGVRVAVGTGISGWVARTGSPLMVDDVSTDPRYNQVDNRVRSEMAVPLIAEGKVLGVFNIASTRLAAFGPRDLHLLGTLASYAVVAIQNARLYEQAQRLAITDGLTELYNHRYFYEALERLLERARRDAQPLAIIMAEIDRFKHHNDTYGHKSGDEVLRTIAGLLRRGSRPSDVVARYGGDEFMVVLPGASGAAAYETAERLRRTVETYPLLANGDIITSITMSVGVAAFPQDGTTAGALVEAVDRAQYLAKRSGGNKVHAAHEA from the coding sequence TTGAGTACGGGATCGCGGTATAGGGTTGCATACCCGTGGGCGGTCGCGGCGGCATCCGCCGCAGCGATGGCCGCGGCGCTGTCCACCGCGGCCTGGCCGCCGCCGCAGGAGTTCGCGCTGCTGTGCATGGCAGGGGTGATCGCCAGCGCGCTACGCGTGCCGATGCCCGCGGGCGGCTACCGGAGCCTGCGGCCCGCGGTGGCCGCTGCCGGTATCGGGCTCTTCGGCGCCCCCCCGGCCGCGGTTGCCCTGGCGGTCGGCGCGGTGCTTGGGGACGGCGTCCTGCGCCAGCGCCCGCTGCGCGTCACGCTGTTCAACGCTGCCCAGGCGACCCTGGCCACGCTTGCGGCCGGGAGTGTCGCGGCCCAGGTTCAACCCGGTTTCGCCGGATGGACCGGCCCTCTTCCCCCTGTGCGCGAGAGCGTGGCCCACGCGCTGGCAATCCTGGCGGCGGCAGCGGCTTTCGCCACCGTTTCCTCCGTGCTGGTGAGCTGGTACATCGCCCTGCGGCGGCGACGGGCGTTCGCAGGCGTGTTGGGAGCCAACATTGGGGTTGAGACCATCAACACGTTCCTGCTGTTTGGGTTCGGTTCGATCACCGGGTTGGTCATCAACGGCAACCTGCCGCTGCTTGCGCTGCTGGTCGCGGTTCCGGTGGCGATGGTCACGGCCGTGCTGGTGCTCTCCACCGGCGGGAGGCAGGCATCGGCAGAACTGGAGGCGCTTCACGCTGCGGCCCTGGAGATCGGCCGCTCTGAGACCCCGGACGAGATAACGCAGGTTGTGGCAGTGGCCATGGACAGGCTGGTGGTTTCGGATACGGCGATGACATGGCTGCGCCGGAGCGGTGAATCCGGGGCCATCCCGGTTCACGGCGGCGGCCCCGAAAACGGCGAAGCGGTAGGCCAGATCGAGCTGGCCGGGCTGGTCGCGGAGGTCATGCGGTCCGGCCGGCCGGTGCGATCCGGCAACTATGAGCGCGATCGCAGGCGCAACCCGCGCCTCCGGCCGCTCGCCGGCACGGGTGCGGTGCTTTCTGCGCTGGTCGTCCCGATGGCCGCCGCCGGGGAGGTCTGGGGCGCCCTGGCCTTTGCCGAGGGCGAGCGCCACCACTTTACCGCCCGGCACGAGTATCTGGCCGCTACGCTGGCAGGATACGCCGCGGTGGCCATGCGGAACGCGCACCAGATCGAGGAGGGCCGGCGCCAGGGGGAACGGCTGGTCGCGCTCCAGCACCTTGGGTTTGCTCCGAGCGCTACGCTCGACATTGACGAGGCGTGCCGGTTCCTGGTGAGGCGGTCGGCGGAGGCGCTGGGCGCAAGGTACGCGCTGCTGGCGCTGTACGATGGAGTGCGCCGCGAACTGCACGGGCAGGCAGCGTACGGCACGGATGAGGAAGAGCTGAGGCGGCTACGCGTGGGCATGGATGCCGAGCCAGGGGCGCTGCGTGAGGCGGTGCGCGCCATCCGTGAGCGCCGTTCCATTGCCTGCGCCATTGGCGACGACGATCAGGTGCCGGCCTGCCGCTGTCCGGTGCTCCTGGCTCTACCCGAGGGCCGCCACGCGCTGACCTCGCCCATGACCCACCAGGGCCGTCCAGTGGGAGCCCTGACCGTGGTGCGCAGTGAGCCGCGCCCATTCTCCGCGGCGGAGGCCGCCATTATCGAGGCGACCGCGGTCCAGGGAGCAGCGGCGATTGAGAACGCCCGTGCGTGCGCCGCGTTGAAGGTGCGGAATGGCCGCCTCCAGGCGGCCGTCGAGGTGTTCGGCCAGATGGGTAGGGCCGCTGACCTGCAGGCCATCTTCGCGCTGGTCGCGGAGGGAGCGCGCGACCTGTTCGGCACAGGCCGCTGCATGCTGCTGGCCTGGGACGGCCAGGGCCCCATCAGGGAGGCGCTTGGGGCCGGGTTGTCCGACGAATCCCATCGTGCCGTGGTCGCGCGCATCCAGGACGGCCGCAGCCGGTACACCGCACCGGGGGCCCGGCCGCACGTGATGGCCGGCCTGCCGGCAGGTCCAGGGGGGGAACCAACACGGTCCGCCGTCCTCTTTCCGCTCAGGACCAACGCGACATTCTTAGGGCTGATGACGCTGGTCTACGATGACGAAGGCGGAGGCATCTCTGCCGACATGGAGATGGCCGCGGCGTTCGCCGACCAGGTGGCGGCTGCCATGGCACGGATGGCTCTTCAAGTTCATGGCGAGCGGCGCCTCGACGAGCTTGTGCTGATGAACCGCATCGTCGGGTCGGTAAGCGCTTCGCTGGACCCCGTTGAAGTGTGCCGTATCGCGGTGTCCGAACTCGCCGACGCGGTGGGAGTTGCACGCGTCACGATTCATCGCCTGGAAGGTGCGCTGCTGCGCTTGATCGCGCAGGTCGGTTCCCCCGACGCACCCGCAGAGATCCCGGTATTCTCAGGGATCAGGGGGCGCGTGGTCCGCAGCGGCCGCCCCGAGTTGGTCGCGAACGTGCGCGACGACCCAGACCACATCTCCAGCAGCCCAGATACGGTCAGCATGGCCGCCGTGCCGGTCGTCCTGGAAGGCGTCACCACCGGCGTTCTCACAGCGGAGGGCACCGGCGCGCGCCCGCTGACACCGCACACCTACGAGTTCCTGGCCGAGTTCGCCGGGCAGTTGAGCATAGCGGTGAGGAACGCCTCTCTCTTCGAGGACCTGCGCAGGACGCACGACGAGCTGCAGGTGCTGTTCGAGGCCGCGAAGGCCGTAAGCGGCACGCTTGATCTTCGCACCGTGCTGGACAGCCTGGTCTCGGTCGCCTGTCGTGCATTCGGCTACGAGAACGGCGCGCTGCTGATGGTGGACGCCGCCACGGGAGAGCTCGTCGTGGAGGCGGCATACGGGTACCAGCGTCCCGTGGTCGGGGTGCGCGTGGCCGTAGGGACAGGGATTAGCGGGTGGGTGGCCCGGACCGGCAGCCCCCTCATGGTGGACGACGTCAGTACGGACCCACGTTACAACCAGGTGGACAACCGGGTGCGCTCTGAGATGGCCGTGCCGCTCATCGCCGAGGGGAAGGTGCTGGGCGTCTTCAACATCGCGAGCACGCGCCTGGCGGCCTTCGGACCGCGCGACCTGCACCTGTTGGGCACCCTGGCCTCCTACGCGGTCGTGGCGATCCAGAACGCGCGGCTGTACGAGCAGGCCCAGCGCCTCGCGATCACCGACGGCCTCACCGAGCTGTACAACCACAGGTACTTCTACGAGGCGCTCGAGCGGCTTCTCGAGCGGGCCCGCCGGGACGCGCAGCCACTCGCCATCATCATGGCCGAGATAGATCGGTTCAAGCACCACAACGACACCTACGGACACAAGAGCGGGGACGAGGTCCTGCGTACGATCGCAGGGCTGTTGCGGCGCGGCAGCCGGCCCTCGGACGTTGTCGCGCGGTACGGCGGCGACGAGTTCATGGTGGTGCTGCCCGGCGCGAGTGGGGCCGCGGCGTACGAGACGGCCGAGCGCCTGCGCCGTACGGTTGAGACGTATCCTCTCCTCGCCAACGGCGATATCATAACCAGCATCACCATGAGCGTGGGGGTGGCGGCCTTCCCGCAGGACGGCACGACGGCCGGCGCGCTGGTCGAGGCGGTGGACCGCGCGCAATACCTCGCCAAGCGGTCCGGAGGCAACAAGGTCCACGCGGCCCACGAGGCCTGA
- the ychF gene encoding redox-regulated ATPase YchF, whose amino-acid sequence MGLALGLVGLPNAGKSTLFNALTRAGAAVASYPFTTIEPNLGQVAVPDPRLQAVAGVIHPARTVPATVRFIDIAGLVQGASRGEGLGNRFLAHIREVDAIVHVVRCFSDAAAPLDEAGLYPVRDAEIVETELALADLETVERARERAATRAKAGEAAAREQGAVLARIAAALAEGVPVRRQPLSDPERALARELRLLTAKPVIYVANLDERLLPDGGPSAAALRALADRQGAAFIGLAARLEAELGDLPPDEAQAYMAATGLEEPGANRLIRLGFATLGLVNFCTVLSNEVRAWPIPKGTTALSAAGEIHTDMARGFIRAEVIAWDALVAAGSMHAAREHGAVRTEGRDYQVADGDVITFRFAV is encoded by the coding sequence ATGGGCCTGGCGCTGGGACTGGTTGGCCTTCCCAACGCCGGGAAGTCCACTCTCTTCAACGCGCTGACCCGCGCCGGCGCAGCGGTGGCCTCCTACCCGTTCACAACGATAGAGCCCAACCTGGGGCAGGTGGCAGTTCCGGACCCGCGCCTGCAGGCGGTGGCCGGGGTGATCCACCCTGCCCGCACGGTGCCGGCGACCGTTCGATTCATTGACATCGCAGGACTCGTGCAGGGCGCCTCCCGCGGCGAAGGGCTGGGCAATCGATTCCTGGCCCACATCCGCGAGGTGGACGCGATCGTGCACGTCGTCCGCTGCTTCTCCGACGCCGCGGCACCCCTGGATGAGGCCGGCCTGTATCCGGTGCGCGATGCCGAGATCGTGGAAACGGAGCTGGCGCTGGCCGACCTCGAGACCGTCGAGCGGGCGCGCGAGCGGGCGGCGACACGGGCCAAGGCCGGAGAGGCGGCCGCGCGGGAACAGGGGGCGGTGCTGGCACGCATCGCGGCCGCGCTGGCCGAAGGCGTGCCCGTGCGGCGGCAGCCGCTTTCGGACCCAGAGCGCGCCCTGGCCCGCGAACTGCGCCTGCTTACCGCTAAGCCCGTCATCTACGTTGCCAACCTCGATGAGCGCCTCCTTCCAGACGGAGGGCCCTCGGCGGCGGCGCTGCGCGCGCTGGCCGATCGCCAGGGCGCCGCGTTCATCGGTTTGGCCGCACGCCTGGAAGCCGAACTCGGCGACCTGCCCCCGGACGAGGCCCAGGCATACATGGCCGCGACGGGCCTGGAGGAGCCCGGCGCCAACCGGTTGATACGCCTGGGATTCGCCACGCTGGGCCTGGTGAACTTCTGCACGGTGCTCTCGAACGAGGTGCGCGCGTGGCCGATCCCCAAGGGCACAACCGCGCTTTCGGCCGCCGGCGAGATCCACACCGACATGGCGCGCGGGTTCATCCGGGCAGAGGTGATTGCCTGGGATGCCCTGGTCGCTGCCGGCAGCATGCACGCGGCGCGCGAACACGGCGCGGTGCGCACCGAGGGTCGCGACTATCAGGTGGCCGACGGGGACGTGATCACGTTCCGCTTCGCGGTGTAG
- a CDS encoding serine dehydrogenasease, translating to MVEPVAPAAHTSSNKIIEQQLDSRVDALERVLGTDVLAFSGLILARSDDLVREAVETRDNKKTKLVVVLETAGGYIEVAERIANTLRRHYQYVDFIIPNAAMSAGTVLAMSGDAIHMDYYSVLGPIDPQIERPGSPGFVPALGYLIQFERLVEKSNRGTLTTAELAYLVQRFDPGELYLFEQERELSISLLKEWLVKYKFKNWSITQTQQKSVTPEMKMDRAAEIALRLNNTERWHSHSRGIPMEVLRRDLKLQIEDFGESEPLNKAVREYHKLLTDYMMRIGATWAIHRYQDHFVSSAVRE from the coding sequence ATGGTTGAACCGGTCGCGCCAGCTGCTCACACTAGCTCGAACAAGATCATCGAGCAGCAATTGGATTCGCGCGTTGACGCGCTTGAACGCGTCCTTGGTACAGACGTTTTGGCGTTCTCTGGGCTAATTCTTGCTCGCTCTGACGACCTGGTTCGCGAGGCGGTCGAAACCAGAGATAACAAGAAGACGAAACTTGTCGTCGTTCTTGAAACGGCAGGAGGCTATATCGAGGTAGCCGAGCGAATCGCTAACACCTTGCGTCGTCACTATCAGTATGTGGACTTCATCATTCCGAACGCTGCTATGTCGGCGGGTACGGTTCTTGCGATGTCTGGCGATGCCATCCACATGGATTATTACTCTGTATTGGGGCCGATTGACCCTCAAATAGAGCGTCCGGGTAGCCCTGGATTCGTACCTGCTCTGGGCTATTTGATTCAGTTCGAACGTCTTGTTGAGAAGTCCAACAGAGGGACACTTACTACAGCCGAACTGGCCTACTTGGTACAGAGGTTTGATCCAGGCGAGCTTTACCTATTTGAACAGGAACGCGAATTGTCTATATCGCTATTGAAAGAGTGGCTAGTCAAGTACAAGTTCAAGAACTGGAGTATCACACAGACGCAGCAAAAGAGTGTTACCCCCGAAATGAAGATGGATAGAGCGGCAGAAATAGCGCTGAGGCTGAATAATACCGAGAGGTGGCACTCTCACAGTCGTGGAATCCCAATGGAAGTGCTTCGTAGGGATCTCAAATTGCAGATAGAGGATTTTGGCGAGAGTGAACCCTTGAACAAGGCCGTTCGGGAATATCATAAGTTACTGACTGATTACATGATGCGGATTGGAGCGACCTGGGCAATTCACAGGTATCAAGATCATTTTGTCTCTTCAGCCGTGAGGGAATAG
- a CDS encoding IS630 family transposase has product MEARRRRAVALLVNGLGVREVARQIGCSPTSVSRWQAEVQAGGADALRAKPPPGRPPRLTARQRGKLLKLLLKGAPAHGFSTDLWTLPRVAAVIARTFGVTYHPAHVWKILRREGWSCQKPERRARERDEAAIQHWCGF; this is encoded by the coding sequence TTGGAAGCACGGCGGCGCCGGGCCGTCGCCCTCCTCGTGAACGGGCTGGGCGTCCGGGAGGTCGCTCGGCAGATTGGCTGCTCCCCGACGTCCGTCAGCCGCTGGCAGGCCGAGGTCCAGGCCGGGGGTGCGGACGCGCTCCGGGCGAAGCCGCCGCCGGGTCGCCCCCCGCGGTTGACTGCCCGACAGCGGGGGAAGCTCCTGAAGCTGCTCCTCAAGGGCGCCCCAGCCCACGGGTTCAGCACCGACCTGTGGACCTTGCCCCGGGTGGCCGCGGTCATCGCCCGCACCTTCGGGGTGACGTACCACCCGGCCCACGTCTGGAAGATCCTCCGCAGGGAGGGGTGGAGCTGCCAGAAGCCCGAACGGCGGGCCCGGGAACGGGACGAGGCGGCGATCCAGCACTGGTGCGGATTCTGA
- the istA gene encoding IS21 family transposase: protein MRKIKEVLRLHWGLGLSMRQSARSLSVASSSVSDLVQRAKAAGLGWPLPEALDEAELERALYRGNQGRPRRRPEPDWAGLDIELRRKGVTLELLWIEYKREQPSGYQYASFCAHYRRWRQRQDVVLRQPYRAGEKLFVDYAGPTMPIVDPRTGSVREAQLFVAVLGASNYTYAEAQWAQDLPSWIGGHCRTLAFFGGVPEVVVPDNLKAGVRHPSWYEPDLNPTYADWAAHYGTVVLPARPRHPRDRAKVEVGVQIVERWVLAVLRHRTLTSLGEANAAIGELVDRLNTRPFKKRDGSRRILYETLEKPALKPLPAHPYEFAQWREAKVSIDYHVAVDANYYSVPYQLLGERVDVRLTAGTVEVFRQGRRVASHARAAGRGQYQTDPAHRPLAHQRYLDWTPSRLVRWAATVGPHTATLVETIFREKPHPEQGYRACLGIVRLGKHYPHERMEAAAGRALAFHAHSYRSLKSMLEKGLDQTDLELSPNVPPQPPHANVRGALYFADEERGH from the coding sequence ATGCGCAAGATCAAGGAAGTGCTGCGACTTCACTGGGGCTTGGGCCTGAGCATGCGTCAGAGCGCCCGGAGCCTGTCGGTGGCCTCCAGCAGCGTGAGCGACCTGGTCCAGCGGGCTAAGGCGGCGGGCCTGGGATGGCCGCTGCCGGAGGCGCTGGACGAAGCAGAACTGGAACGTGCGCTCTACCGGGGGAACCAGGGGCGGCCGCGCCGCCGGCCGGAGCCGGACTGGGCCGGCCTGGACATCGAGCTGCGGCGCAAAGGGGTCACCCTGGAGCTGCTCTGGATCGAGTACAAGCGCGAGCAGCCCAGCGGCTACCAGTACGCGTCCTTTTGCGCGCACTACCGACGGTGGCGCCAGCGGCAGGACGTCGTGCTGCGCCAGCCCTACCGGGCCGGGGAAAAGCTGTTCGTGGACTATGCCGGGCCGACGATGCCGATCGTTGATCCGCGCACGGGCAGCGTTCGAGAGGCCCAGCTCTTCGTGGCGGTCTTGGGCGCGAGCAACTACACGTATGCCGAGGCCCAGTGGGCGCAAGATCTGCCCTCGTGGATCGGCGGCCACTGCCGGACGCTCGCGTTCTTTGGCGGGGTACCAGAGGTGGTGGTGCCCGACAATCTCAAGGCCGGCGTACGGCATCCGTCCTGGTACGAACCGGACCTGAACCCGACCTATGCGGACTGGGCCGCGCACTACGGCACCGTCGTCCTGCCGGCGCGGCCGCGACACCCGCGGGACCGGGCGAAGGTCGAGGTGGGCGTGCAGATCGTCGAGCGCTGGGTGTTGGCGGTCCTGCGGCACCGCACCCTCACCAGTCTTGGGGAGGCCAACGCGGCGATTGGGGAGCTGGTGGACCGGTTGAATACTCGGCCGTTCAAGAAGCGGGACGGCTCCCGCCGGATCCTCTACGAGACGCTGGAGAAGCCGGCGCTGAAGCCGCTGCCGGCTCATCCCTATGAGTTCGCCCAATGGAGGGAGGCCAAGGTGAGCATCGACTACCATGTCGCGGTGGACGCGAATTACTACAGCGTCCCCTACCAGCTCCTCGGCGAACGGGTCGACGTGCGGCTTACGGCAGGGACCGTCGAGGTGTTCCGCCAGGGCCGGCGGGTCGCCAGTCACGCTCGGGCCGCGGGCCGCGGCCAGTACCAGACCGACCCGGCCCACCGGCCGCTGGCCCACCAACGGTACCTCGACTGGACGCCCTCGCGCCTCGTGCGTTGGGCGGCGACGGTCGGTCCGCACACGGCCACGCTCGTCGAGACGATCTTCCGGGAAAAGCCGCACCCCGAGCAAGGGTATCGGGCTTGCCTGGGCATCGTGCGGCTGGGCAAGCACTACCCCCACGAGCGGATGGAGGCGGCGGCGGGGCGGGCGCTGGCTTTTCATGCCCACTCCTACCGCAGCCTGAAGTCGATGCTCGAAAAGGGACTCGATCAGACGGACCTCGAGCTCAGCCCGAACGTCCCGCCCCAGCCTCCGCACGCGAACGTCCGGGGCGCCCTCTATTTCGCCGACGAGGAGCGTGGACACTGA
- the istB gene encoding IS21-like element helper ATPase IstB: MLTQQTLQTLRELGLTGMADAYQAQLQDPDLHALSFDERLGLLVDREWSARQTRRLTRRLQEAKLRLPAAIEDIDYTTPRGLDRAVIRTLADGRWLHEHQSLLIVGPTGAGKTFLACALAHAACRLGFTARYYRVPRLVGDLALARADGSYPRLMARLAKTDLLVLDDWGLAVLAAGEARDLLEVIDDRCTTRSTLVASQLPVEHWHATMAAPSIADAVLDRLVHTAHKIHLKGESMRKVCAKAKPQGG; the protein is encoded by the coding sequence ATGCTGACCCAACAGACCCTTCAGACCTTGCGGGAGCTGGGCCTGACTGGCATGGCGGACGCCTACCAGGCGCAACTGCAGGACCCCGACCTCCACGCCCTCTCGTTCGACGAGCGCCTCGGGCTGCTCGTTGACCGGGAGTGGAGCGCCCGCCAGACCCGGCGACTCACCCGCCGGCTCCAGGAGGCCAAACTCCGCCTCCCGGCCGCGATCGAGGACATCGACTACACGACGCCCCGCGGTCTCGATCGTGCCGTCATCCGCACCCTCGCCGACGGCCGCTGGCTGCATGAACATCAGAGTCTGTTGATCGTGGGCCCCACGGGGGCCGGCAAGACGTTTCTCGCCTGTGCCCTGGCCCACGCGGCCTGCCGGCTGGGCTTCACCGCTCGGTACTACCGGGTCCCACGCCTCGTCGGCGACCTGGCCCTCGCCAGAGCCGACGGCTCCTATCCGCGCCTGATGGCCAGGCTCGCCAAGACCGACCTGCTGGTGCTCGACGACTGGGGCCTGGCCGTGCTCGCCGCCGGCGAAGCCCGGGATCTCCTGGAGGTCATCGATGACCGGTGTACGACGCGCTCCACCCTCGTCGCCAGCCAGCTCCCGGTCGAGCACTGGCACGCCACCATGGCCGCCCCGTCCATCGCTGATGCCGTCCTGGACCGCCTGGTGCACACCGCGCACAAGATCCACCTCAAGGGCGAGTCCATGCGCAAGGTGTGCGCGAAGGCCAAGCCGCAGGGGGGATAG
- a CDS encoding SPW repeat protein, with protein MQVKWVHIVLGLWLVVSPFLLNITGAGRWSNIIVGIIIAVLAYTSSKQETGV; from the coding sequence ATGCAGGTCAAGTGGGTGCACATCGTCCTTGGTCTCTGGCTGGTTGTCTCCCCATTCTTGCTGAACATCACGGGTGCCGGTCGATGGAGTAACATCATCGTCGGTATCATCATTGCCGTTCTCGCGTACACGTCGTCCAAACAGGAGACAGGCGTCTGA
- a CDS encoding serine hydrolase, with protein MFRVTQWGRSIARLLLPLSILISVALGALAAPLFVSPGSAQAPPTQPALERICAADRIAAEWFAPGFLSLVPLAQVQSALDTIKAEFGRCLRVGQAGTGLVMEVERGILDVTASVDGEGRFTGLLLRPRVPHSSTGEALAAFRALPGHVGLLAAEGGRERVALNADASLAVGSAFKLTVLQALRQEVDAGRRSWGDAVTLRREWKSLPSGTLHTAPEGTEVTLLRLAELMISISDNTATDALIHTLGRGTVEALAPVRNRPFLTTREAFVLKAPENRDLLERYRREDESGRRDALRDAAHRPLPSPGIFAGGPTALDVEWFYTARELCREISAVADLPAAAINPGPAGAEGWARVAYKGGSEPGVLNLTTFLESRTARRYCVVATWNHTERLRDLWFVGLYRGVTELLR; from the coding sequence GTGTTCCGTGTGACTCAGTGGGGCAGGAGCATCGCTCGATTGCTCCTTCCGCTCTCGATCCTGATCTCGGTTGCCTTAGGAGCGCTGGCGGCACCGCTCTTTGTGTCCCCGGGCTCTGCACAGGCCCCCCCGACCCAACCGGCGCTGGAGCGCATCTGCGCGGCCGACCGCATCGCGGCCGAGTGGTTCGCTCCCGGCTTTCTCTCCCTGGTTCCCCTGGCCCAGGTCCAGTCTGCCCTCGATACGATTAAGGCCGAGTTTGGTCGTTGCCTGCGGGTCGGCCAGGCCGGGACCGGTCTTGTGATGGAGGTAGAGCGCGGCATCCTCGACGTGACGGCCTCGGTGGACGGCGAGGGCCGCTTTACAGGGCTACTGCTGCGGCCGCGCGTGCCGCATTCCTCCACGGGCGAAGCCCTGGCCGCATTCCGCGCGCTCCCGGGACACGTGGGCCTTCTCGCGGCGGAGGGGGGTCGCGAACGCGTTGCCCTAAACGCGGATGCATCGCTTGCCGTGGGATCGGCGTTCAAGCTCACGGTACTACAAGCCCTCAGGCAGGAGGTGGACGCGGGCCGGCGTTCGTGGGGCGATGCCGTCACGCTGCGCAGGGAGTGGAAGAGTCTCCCGAGCGGCACGCTGCACACCGCGCCGGAGGGGACCGAGGTCACGCTCTTGCGGCTCGCGGAGCTGATGATCTCGATCAGCGACAATACAGCCACGGACGCCCTCATTCACACGCTGGGCCGCGGCACGGTGGAAGCTTTGGCGCCGGTACGGAACCGCCCGTTTCTGACCACCCGTGAGGCATTTGTGTTGAAGGCGCCCGAGAACCGTGACCTGCTGGAGCGCTACCGGCGAGAGGACGAATCCGGGCGCCGCGACGCGCTGCGCGATGCCGCACACCGGCCGCTTCCCTCTCCCGGGATCTTCGCTGGAGGCCCCACCGCGCTTGACGTGGAGTGGTTCTACACGGCGCGTGAGCTGTGCCGCGAAATCTCCGCCGTAGCAGACCTGCCCGCGGCGGCGATCAACCCCGGCCCCGCAGGCGCCGAGGGTTGGGCAAGAGTGGCATACAAGGGTGGCAGCGAGCCCGGCGTGCTCAATCTCACCACGTTTCTCGAATCACGCACGGCGAGAAGGTACTGCGTGGTCGCGACCTGGAACCACACGGAGCGGCTGCGCGATCTATGGTTCGTCGGTCTGTACAGGGGCGTAACTGAGCTGTTGAGATAG